The following are encoded together in the Candidatus Methylomirabilis oxygeniifera genome:
- a CDS encoding protein of unknown function (Evidence 5 : No homology to any previously reported sequences) encodes MVHAYVFIRTSKAREQEVADTIGELQMVKFAHIVTGNIDVVAFIEAPDLSTLWDTVNHVQALPAVTRTTTSLVVEPV; translated from the coding sequence ATGGTTCACGCCTATGTCTTCATCAGGACGAGCAAGGCCAGGGAGCAAGAGGTGGCAGATACGATCGGGGAACTACAAATGGTGAAATTTGCACACATCGTCACCGGCAACATCGATGTCGTTGCCTTTATCGAGGCCCCGGATCTCAGCACCCTGTGGGATACGGTGAATCATGTTCAGGCGCTGCCAGCCGTGACGCGGACCACCACCAGCTTGGTGGTCGAACCTGTGTAG